One genomic region from Tachysurus fulvidraco isolate hzauxx_2018 chromosome 14, HZAU_PFXX_2.0, whole genome shotgun sequence encodes:
- the LOC113656238 gene encoding polyadenylate-binding protein 1-like isoform X1: MEPDPMYELQQSTSPSAKKLTWGEIMDAEDNALENVAPFCFYNPWSTDKINQVEEQKVEMKNVEKRVEEQKVEEQAKVMQMAVKHKKLHKERLSKNTKTVKLLLRNVDSNVDDRRLQEEFHPFGTVINAKINMENGRPKGTGFVTFTSADEARNAIIKMNGRVLGSRPLYISPVQSKEVHGARHRERMERSQKEPHPNPHQAQKYIQLQRRSVAQAIR, encoded by the exons ATGGAGCCTGATCCTATGTATGAACTACAACAGTCTACATCTCCATCTGCTAAAAAACTTACATGGGGTGAAATCATGGATGCTGAAGACAATGCGCTGGAGAATGTAGCACCCTTCTGTTTCTAT AATCCCTGGAGCACAGATAAAATCAACCAGGTAGAGGAGCAGAAAGTGGAGATGAAGAATGTAGAGAAGAGGGTAGAGGAGCAGAAGGTAGAGGAGCAGGCCAAAGTCATGCAGATGGCTGTTAAACACAAGAAGCTCCATAAGGAACGTCTCAGCAAGAACACTAAG ACAGTAAAACTACTGCTGAGGAACGTTGACTCCAATGTGGATGACAGACGGCTACAAGAAGAATTCCACCCTTTTGGAACTGTCATCAATGCAAAG ATCAATATGGAGAATGGCCGCCCCAAAGGCACTGGCTTTGTCACTTTCACATCTGCTGATGAAGCCAGAAATGCCATCATTAAGATGAATGGCAGAGTTTTAGGAAGCAGGCCACTGTACATAAGTCCAGTTCAGAGCAAGGAGGTACATGGAGCAAGGCACAGAGAGAGGATGGAGAGGAGCCAAAAAGAACCCCATCCAAATCCACACCAGGCTCAAAAGTACATCCAGCTACAGCGTCGCTCTGTTGCACAGGCTATCAGATGA
- the LOC113656055 gene encoding polyadenylate-binding protein 1-like, with translation MGAGQSPADACETQEAPQGTTVKLLLRNLDCNVDDGRLHEEFHPFGTVINVQIIVENGRPKDTGFDTFASADEARNAIIKMKAAGHCT, from the exons ATGGGAGCAGGCCAAAGTCCAGCAGATGCCTGTGAAACACAAGAAGCTCCACAAGGAACG ACAGTAAAACTACTTCTGAGGAACCTTGACTGCAATGTGGATGACGGGCGCCTACACGAAGAATTCCACCCTTTTGGAACCGTAATCAATG TACAGATCATTGTGGAGAATGGCCGCCCCAAAGACACTGGCTTTGACACTTTTGCATCTGCCGATGAAGCCAGAAATGCCATCATTAAGATGAAGGCAGCAGGCCACTGTACATAA